From a single Arachis hypogaea cultivar Tifrunner chromosome 3, arahy.Tifrunner.gnm2.J5K5, whole genome shotgun sequence genomic region:
- the LOC112791182 gene encoding probable mediator of RNA polymerase II transcription subunit 26c codes for MDLDDFRSILDTAGVDVWAFFDAAIDVASTDNADELKRRRDGIVERLYAATATPPRCLNCEANAVEAHNQQNKSSEDEDLDPFGGLFDDEQKKILEIKHQLEDPHQSEDSLAELLQNLADMDITFQALEETDIGRNVNRLRKHSSSEVRRLVKLLVRKWKEIVDEWVKLKAPGEPATASTVIGDDEDSPQQRNQLNGHHQIPDFACSPNPENGNFESSEPKPIPRKEALPKPAQKSPSPLPSVPTPPPPQNRQKESNFDAERLASARKRLQENYKEAANAKKQRTIQVMDLHELPKPKAKNVFFGKNKGGMGSQGRKW; via the exons ATGGATTTGGATGATTTCCGATCCATACTGGACACCGCCGGCGTCGACGTTTGGGCTTTCTTTGACGCTGCAATCGACGTCGCTTCCACCGATAACGCCGACGAATTGAAGCGCCGCCGGGACGGAATCGTGGAGCGCCTTTACGCCGCCACTGCCACGCCTCCCCGGTGTCTGAATTGCGAAGCAAATGCCGTCGAAGCACACAATCAGCAAAACAAATCGTCAGAGGACGAGGATTTGGATCCTTTTGGAGGCTTATTCGATGACGAGCAGAAGAAGATTCTAGAAATTAAGCACCAACTTGAAGATCCTCACCAG TCGGAAGATTCGTTGGCGGAGTTGCTACAGAATCTGGCGGACATGGATATTACATTCCAGGCTTTAGAG GAAACTGACATTGGGAGGAACGTGAATCGGTTAAGGAAGCATTCCTCCAGTGAAGTTCGCAGATTGGTGAAGCTTCTTGTCAG GAAGTGGAAGGAAATTGTAGATGAATGGGTGAAGCTGAAGGCACCTGGAGAACCTGCTACTGCTAGCACTGTCATTG GTGATGATGAAGATTCGCCTCAGCAGAGGAATCAACTAAATGGGCATCATCAG ATTCCTGATTTTGCATGCTCGCCAAATCCAGAGA ATGGCAATTTTGAGTCTTCCGAACCAAAACCAATTCCTCGCAAAGAAGCTCTGCCAAAACCAGCTCAAAAATCACCATCGCCATTACCATCGGTTCccactcctcctcctcctcaaaaC AGACAAAAAGAGAGCAATTTTGACGCGGAGAGACTTGCTTCAGCAAGAAAACGACTTCAAGAGAACTACAAAGAGGCTGCAAATG CGAAAAAGCAAAGAACGATACAGGTGATGGA
- the LOC140183568 gene encoding uncharacterized protein: protein MVKEEWRGLGELQFTEKLKALTISLGRWHKTNFGEMDKKITKFEEEIKRIDDIVSNGVYDEIMEAKRKAFVTCCERWYVREEVHWKQMSRSRQANDMDKNTRYFHNIASARRRNNRIDTLVINRRLVRNQARIKIAIREFYKELYHQEHSPRLGFRDGLVGRIDQEDFVSLETIPSVEEIREAVWDCESSKASGCDRYNMNFIKRCWGELGSEFTATVLGFFQTARLLKDTNITWVALAPKFIGAKGIKDLRPISMVGCVYKVISNVLVRRMRTVMLTLVGRLRMHL from the coding sequence ATGGTTAAGGAGGAGTGGAGAGGATTGGGGGAGTTACAGTTCACAGAAAAATTGAAGGCTCTGACAATTTCGTTGGGGAGATGGCATAAAACCAATTTTGGTGAGATGGATAAGAAGATTACAAAGTTTGAGGAAGAAATTAAGAGAATTGATGACATAGTTAGCAATGGAGTGTATGATGAAATAATGGAGGCTAAAAGAAAGGCGTTCGTTACTTGTTGTGAGAGGTGGTATGTGAGAGAGGAGGTCCACTGGAAACAGATGTCTCGATCTAGGCAAGCAAATGATATGGACAAAAACACAAGATACTTTCACAATATAGCTTCAGCAAGAAGGCGGAATAATAGGATTGATACATTGGTCATTAACAGAAGACTAgtaaggaatcaagcaaggatcAAGATTGCTATCAGAGAGTTCTATAAAGAATTATATCACCAGGAACATTCTCCTAGGTTGGGTTTCAGGGACGGTCTGGTGGGTAGGATAGATCAGGAGGATTTTGTGAGTTTGGAGACGATACCGTCAGTTGAGGAGATCAGAGAGGCTGTATGGGATTGTGAGTCCTCAAAGGCATCAGGGTGTGACAGGTATAACATGAATTTCATTAAGAGGTGTTGGGGAGAGTTGGGATCTGAATTCACGGCAACAGTGTTGGGGTTTTTTCAGACAGCCAGGTTACTGAAGGATACCAATATCACTTGGGTGGCGCTGGCGCCGAAGTTCATCGGTGCGAAGGGGATTAAAGATCTGAGGCCTATTAGTATGGTTGGGTGTGTATACAAGGTTATATCGAATGTGCTAGTTAGGAGGATGAGAACAGTTATGCTAACATTAGTAGGGAGACTTAGAATGCATTTGTAA